A stretch of Stigmatopora argus isolate UIUO_Sarg chromosome 22, RoL_Sarg_1.0, whole genome shotgun sequence DNA encodes these proteins:
- the kl gene encoding uncharacterized protein kl isoform X1, with protein sequence MIDGASERGRPRKWPPPRPRSPEPGLNVKTSTGNGAPGLCPGGPRPAVPLAGRHRRPGLCRAGRRGPADVGPLRQAALPGRQSLPERHFPTGLHVGGGHGRLPGGGRVRQGRKGAVHLGHLHARRQARGQGRRGQRQLPQRGGRRARPAPAGRGPLPLLAVVAADLPRRHPRQPQPGGRALLPRAAGAAEGGRRGAGGHALPLGPARGAAAAAGRLEPPADGPALPRLRRLLLPGLRRARQVVDHHRQPLRRGPPRLRHRGAGAGHQGGPRPALPGGACAAAGSRGGVAHLRPRLPAAPRRPRVDGAGLALGAPQPHPPGEPARVPVLPGARAGLVRLAALRRRRLPGLHEGPPGRPPAGPRRRRAAAAAGGRRLLRPVSQRRAQLPAGQRQPQVRSAGGPGPAHAALLGQRRVRPARHLRGAERMVRVGQHQDPGPQAHVLLEEVHRRGPEIRGGGRREVAGLHGVVSDGRLRVAPRVRHPAGPLLRGLQHTRHEAGAQDLGRLLQVGAPGGGRRRRARSDNGETCWRLFPGRRNVIRRNGFPELPENRPARGVFPCDFAWGVSANSIQVESSPSQFADRNVYTWNVDNGELTRLEGPPAPPSAREAHCADYVSIGQQVDEIQAAGVNHFHFSLNWSALVPTGEAARPNATLLGYYRCFSRQLLRANVTPVVTLWHHTRHGSSLPAPVDGANRWLGGETPDLFADYARLCFRELGRHVKMWITLNEPNDETVSYQEAHQMLRAHALAWRAYDRDFRAAQGGQVSLALHMDWVEPAYSFSREDVEPAKRVLDFRVGWFAQPVFGDGDYPLGMRSWLRQLNSLELPAFKEEDRSLVRGTYDFFAISHFSTELVTHAKEDPYTYTSSLEVQHMIDTTWILSPRPVVPWGLRKALNWVKERYPHVPIYVMANGVQEDAGRFKDSLRVFYLYNYINEALKAFTLDGVNLKGYFAYALDDQRDPGFGLYGHVHHEAVAKASLANYRNIIRHDGFPAPGAPDRRRRCPAAAGPAAAAAPLCPGCGALAKRPVVGFLTLVCSAALVATGLVVYYASRPRKSAY encoded by the exons ATGATTGacggagcgagcgagcggggcCGGCCCCGCAAATGGCCCCCACCCCGCCCCCGTTCGCCGGAGCCCGGCTTAAACGTCAAGACGTCCACTGGGAATGGCGCACCTGGGCTCTGTCCGGGCGGTCCCCGTCCGGCTGTCCCTCTGGCTGGCCGCCACCGCCGGCCTGGCCTTTGCCGGGCCGGGCGGAGGGGGCCTGCGGACGTGGGGCCACTTCGACAAGCTGCCCTACCCGGCCGACAAAGCCTTCCTGAGCGGCACTTTCCCACCGGGCTTCATGTGGGCGGTGGGCACGGCCGCCTACCAGGTGGAGGGCGCGTCCGACAAGGACGGAAAGGGGCCGTCCATCTGGGACACCTTCACGCGCGGCGGCAAGCGCGTGGCCAGGGGCGACGTGGGCAGCGACAGCTACCACAACGCGGCGGCCGACGTGCGCGCCCTGCGCCAGCTGGGCGTGGGCCACTACCGCTTCTCGCTGTCGTGGCCGCGGATCTTCCCCGACGGCACCCGCGCCAGCCTCAACCCGGCGGGCGTGCGCTACTACCACGAGCTGCTGGCGCGGCTGAGGGAGGCCGGCGTGGAGCCGGTGGTCACGCTCTACCACTGGGACCTGCCCGAGGCGCTGCAGCGGCGGCTGGGCGGCTGGAGCCACCCGCGGACGGCCCAGCTCTTCCGCGACTACGCCGACTTCTGCTTCCGGGCCTTCGGCGAGCACGTCAAGTGGTGGATCACCATCGACAACCCCTTCGCCGTGGCCCGCCACGGCTACGGCACCGGGGTGCTGGCGCCGGGCATCAAGGGGGACCCCGACCTGCCCTACCGGGTGGGGCGTGTGCTGCTGCAG GCTCACGCGGCGGCGTGGCACACCTACGACCGCGTCTACCGGCGGCGCCAAGGCGGCCGCGTGTCGATGGCGCTGGCCTCGCACTGGGTGCGCCCCAGCCGCACCCGCCTGGAGAGCCTGCGCGAGTGCCAGTGCTCCCTGGAGCACGTGCTGGGCTGGTTCGCCTCGCCGCTCTTCGGAGACGGCGACTACCCGGCCTGCATGAAGGCCCGCCTGGGCGCCCGCCTGCCGGCCCTAGGCGCCGGCGAGCGGCGGCGGCTGCGGGGGGCCGCCGACTTCTTCGCCCTGTCTCACAGCGCCGCGCTCAGCTTCCAGCTGGTCAACGACAGCCTCAAGTTCGGTCAGCAGGAGGACCTGGACCTGCGCATGCTGCTCTACTGGGTCAGCGCCGAGTACGACCGGCCCGACATCTTCGTGGTGCAGAGCGGATG GTACGTGTCGGGCAGCACCAAGACCCAGGACCCCAAGCACATGTACTACTTGAAGAGGTTCATCGCCGAGGCCCTGAAAT CCGTGGCGGTGGACGGCGTGAAGTTGCTGGGCTACACGGCGTGGTCTCTGATGGACGGCTTCGAGTGGCACCGCGAGTACGGCATCCGGCGGGGCCTCTACTACGTGGACTTCAACACACCCGACATGAAGCGGGAGCCCAAGACCTCGGCCGTCTTCTACAAGTAGGTGCCCCGGGCGGGGGTCGCCGTCGGCGGGCTCGCTCCGACAACGGAGAGACTTGCTGGCGCTTGTTCCCGGGCCGCAGGAACGTGATCCGGAGGAACGGCTTCCCGGAGCTCCCGGAGAACCGTCCGGCTCGGGGGGTTTTCCCGTGCGACTTTGCTTGGGGGGTCTCGGCCAACTCCATCCAG GTGGAGAGCTCTCCCAGTCAGTTTGCCGACCGCAACGTGTACACGTGGAACGTGGACAACGGGGAGCTGACCCGACTGGAGGGCCCGCCGGCGCCACCCTCGGCGCGGGAAGCTCACTGCGCCGACTACGTCAGCATCGGGCAGCAG GTGGACGAAATCCAGGCGGCGGGCGTGAACCATTTCCACTTCTCCCTCAACTGGTCGGCGCTGGTGCCGACGGGCGAGGCGGCGCGGCCCAACGCCACCCTGCTGGGCTACTACCGCTGCTTCAGCCGCCAGCTGCTGCGCGCCAACGTGACGCCCGTGGTCACCCTGTGGCACCACACGCGGCACGGCAGCAGCCTGCCGGCGCCCGTGGACGGGGCCAACCGATGGCTCGGCGG GGAGACTCCGGACTTGTTCGCCGACTACGCCCGCCTGTGCTTCCGCGAGCTGGGCCGGCACGTCAAGATGTGGATCACCTTGAACGAGCCCAACGACGAGACGGTGAGCTACCAGGAAGCTCACCAGATGCTGCGAGCCCACGCGCTGGCCTGGCGCGCCTACGACCGGGATTTCAGGGCCGCTCAGGGCGGGCAG GTCTCGCTGGCCCTGCACATGGACTGGGTGGAACCGGCCTACTCCTTCAGCCGCGAAGACGTGGAACCGGCCAAGCGGGTCCTGGACTTCCGGGTGGGGTGGTTCGCCCAGCCCGTCTTCGGCGACGGAGATTATCCTCTGGGAATGCGGAGCTGGCTGCGACAGCTCAACTCGCTGGA ACTTCCGGCGTTCAAGGAGGAGGACCGCTCGCTGGTCCGAGGCACCTACGACTTCTTCGCCATCAGCCACTTTAGCACCGAACTGGTGACGCACGCCAAGGAGGACCC GTACACGTACACGTCCTCGCTGGAGGTGCAGCACATGATCGACACCACGTGGATCCTGTCGCCACGGCCCGTGGTTCCGTGGGGCCTGAGGAAGGCGCTCAATTGG GTGAAGGAGCGCTACCCGCACGTGCCCATTTACGTGATGGCCAACGGCGTGCAGGAGGACGCGGGCCGCTTCAAGGACAGCCTGAGGGTCTTCTACCTGTACAACTACATCAACGAGGCGCTCAAAG CGTTCACCCTGGACGGCGTGAACCTGAAGGGCTACTTTGCGTACGCCCTGGACGACCAGCGCGACCCGGGCTTCGGCCTGTACGGCCACGTGCACCACGAGGCGGTGGCCAAGGCCTCGTTGGCCAACTACCGCAATATCATCCGGCACGACGGCTTCCCGGCGCCGGGGGCGCCCGACCGCCGTCGCCGCTGCCCGGCCGCCGCcggccccgccgccgccgccgctccgcTCTGCCCCGGCTGCGGGGCCCTGGCCAAGCGGCCCGTGGTGGGATTCCTGACGTTGGTGTGCTCGGCCGCGCTGGTGGCCACCGGCCTCGTGGTCTACTACGCCAGCAGGCCACGCAAATCCGCTTACTGA
- the kl gene encoding uncharacterized protein kl isoform X4, whose product MIDGASERGRPRKWPPPRPRSPEPGLNVKTSTGNGAPGLCPGGPRPAVPLAGRHRRPGLCRAGRRGPADVGPLRQAALPGRQSLPERHFPTGLHVGGGHGRLPGGGRVRQGRKGAVHLGHLHARRQARGQGRRGQRQLPQRGGRRARPAPAGRGPLPLLAVVAADLPRRHPRQPQPGGRALLPRAAGAAEGGRRGAGGHALPLGPARGAAAAAGRLEPPADGPALPRLRRLLLPGLRRARQVVDHHRQPLRRGPPRLRHRGAGAGHQGGPRPALPGGACAAAGSRGGVAHLRPRLPAAPRRPRVDGAGLALGAPQPHPPGEPARVPVLPGARAGLVRLAALRRRRLPGLHEGPPGRPPAGPRRRRAAAAAGGRRLLRPVSQRRAQLPAGQRQPQVRSAGGPGPAHAALLGQRRVRPARHLRGAERMVRVGQHQDPGPQAHVLLEEVHRRGPEIRGGGRREVAGLHGVVSDGRLRVAPRVRHPAGPLLRGLQHTRHEAGAQDLGRLLQVGAPGGGRRRRARSDNGETCWRLFPGRRNVIRRNGFPELPENRPARGVFPCDFAWGVSANSIQVESSPSQFADRNVYTWNVDNGELTRLEGPPAPPSAREAHCADYVSIGQQLCFLCVAARGGRNPGGGREPFPLLPQLVGAGADGRGGAAQRHPAGLLPLLQPPAAARQRDARGHPVAPHAARQQPAGARGRGQPMARRGDSGLVRRLRPPVLPRAGPARQDVDHLERAQRRDGELPGSSPDAASPRAGLARLRPGFQGRSGRAGLAGPAHGLGGTGLLLQPRRRGTGQAGPGLPGGVVRPARLRRRRLSSGNAELAATAQLAGTSGVQGGGPLAGPRHLRLLRHQPL is encoded by the exons ATGATTGacggagcgagcgagcggggcCGGCCCCGCAAATGGCCCCCACCCCGCCCCCGTTCGCCGGAGCCCGGCTTAAACGTCAAGACGTCCACTGGGAATGGCGCACCTGGGCTCTGTCCGGGCGGTCCCCGTCCGGCTGTCCCTCTGGCTGGCCGCCACCGCCGGCCTGGCCTTTGCCGGGCCGGGCGGAGGGGGCCTGCGGACGTGGGGCCACTTCGACAAGCTGCCCTACCCGGCCGACAAAGCCTTCCTGAGCGGCACTTTCCCACCGGGCTTCATGTGGGCGGTGGGCACGGCCGCCTACCAGGTGGAGGGCGCGTCCGACAAGGACGGAAAGGGGCCGTCCATCTGGGACACCTTCACGCGCGGCGGCAAGCGCGTGGCCAGGGGCGACGTGGGCAGCGACAGCTACCACAACGCGGCGGCCGACGTGCGCGCCCTGCGCCAGCTGGGCGTGGGCCACTACCGCTTCTCGCTGTCGTGGCCGCGGATCTTCCCCGACGGCACCCGCGCCAGCCTCAACCCGGCGGGCGTGCGCTACTACCACGAGCTGCTGGCGCGGCTGAGGGAGGCCGGCGTGGAGCCGGTGGTCACGCTCTACCACTGGGACCTGCCCGAGGCGCTGCAGCGGCGGCTGGGCGGCTGGAGCCACCCGCGGACGGCCCAGCTCTTCCGCGACTACGCCGACTTCTGCTTCCGGGCCTTCGGCGAGCACGTCAAGTGGTGGATCACCATCGACAACCCCTTCGCCGTGGCCCGCCACGGCTACGGCACCGGGGTGCTGGCGCCGGGCATCAAGGGGGACCCCGACCTGCCCTACCGGGTGGGGCGTGTGCTGCTGCAG GCTCACGCGGCGGCGTGGCACACCTACGACCGCGTCTACCGGCGGCGCCAAGGCGGCCGCGTGTCGATGGCGCTGGCCTCGCACTGGGTGCGCCCCAGCCGCACCCGCCTGGAGAGCCTGCGCGAGTGCCAGTGCTCCCTGGAGCACGTGCTGGGCTGGTTCGCCTCGCCGCTCTTCGGAGACGGCGACTACCCGGCCTGCATGAAGGCCCGCCTGGGCGCCCGCCTGCCGGCCCTAGGCGCCGGCGAGCGGCGGCGGCTGCGGGGGGCCGCCGACTTCTTCGCCCTGTCTCACAGCGCCGCGCTCAGCTTCCAGCTGGTCAACGACAGCCTCAAGTTCGGTCAGCAGGAGGACCTGGACCTGCGCATGCTGCTCTACTGGGTCAGCGCCGAGTACGACCGGCCCGACATCTTCGTGGTGCAGAGCGGATG GTACGTGTCGGGCAGCACCAAGACCCAGGACCCCAAGCACATGTACTACTTGAAGAGGTTCATCGCCGAGGCCCTGAAAT CCGTGGCGGTGGACGGCGTGAAGTTGCTGGGCTACACGGCGTGGTCTCTGATGGACGGCTTCGAGTGGCACCGCGAGTACGGCATCCGGCGGGGCCTCTACTACGTGGACTTCAACACACCCGACATGAAGCGGGAGCCCAAGACCTCGGCCGTCTTCTACAAGTAGGTGCCCCGGGCGGGGGTCGCCGTCGGCGGGCTCGCTCCGACAACGGAGAGACTTGCTGGCGCTTGTTCCCGGGCCGCAGGAACGTGATCCGGAGGAACGGCTTCCCGGAGCTCCCGGAGAACCGTCCGGCTCGGGGGGTTTTCCCGTGCGACTTTGCTTGGGGGGTCTCGGCCAACTCCATCCAG GTGGAGAGCTCTCCCAGTCAGTTTGCCGACCGCAACGTGTACACGTGGAACGTGGACAACGGGGAGCTGACCCGACTGGAGGGCCCGCCGGCGCCACCCTCGGCGCGGGAAGCTCACTGCGCCGACTACGTCAGCATCGGGCAGCAG TTGTGCTTCTTGTGTGTTGCTGCGCGAGGTGGACGAAATCCAGGCGGCGGGCGTGAACCATTTCCACTTCTCCCTCAACTGGTCGGCGCTGGTGCCGACGGGCGAGGCGGCGCGGCCCAACGCCACCCTGCTGGGCTACTACCGCTGCTTCAGCCGCCAGCTGCTGCGCGCCAACGTGACGCCCGTGGTCACCCTGTGGCACCACACGCGGCACGGCAGCAGCCTGCCGGCGCCCGTGGACGGGGCCAACCGATGGCTCGGCGG GGAGACTCCGGACTTGTTCGCCGACTACGCCCGCCTGTGCTTCCGCGAGCTGGGCCGGCACGTCAAGATGTGGATCACCTTGAACGAGCCCAACGACGAGACGGTGAGCTACCAGGAAGCTCACCAGATGCTGCGAGCCCACGCGCTGGCCTGGCGCGCCTACGACCGGGATTTCAGGGCCGCTCAGGGCGGGCAG GTCTCGCTGGCCCTGCACATGGACTGGGTGGAACCGGCCTACTCCTTCAGCCGCGAAGACGTGGAACCGGCCAAGCGGGTCCTGGACTTCCGGGTGGGGTGGTTCGCCCAGCCCGTCTTCGGCGACGGAGATTATCCTCTGGGAATGCGGAGCTGGCTGCGACAGCTCAACTCGCTGGA ACTTCCGGCGTTCAAGGAGGAGGACCGCTCGCTGGTCCGAGGCACCTACGACTTCTTCGCCATCAGCCACTTTAG
- the kl gene encoding klotho isoform X2, producing the protein MAHLGSVRAVPVRLSLWLAATAGLAFAGPGGGGLRTWGHFDKLPYPADKAFLSGTFPPGFMWAVGTAAYQVEGASDKDGKGPSIWDTFTRGGKRVARGDVGSDSYHNAAADVRALRQLGVGHYRFSLSWPRIFPDGTRASLNPAGVRYYHELLARLREAGVEPVVTLYHWDLPEALQRRLGGWSHPRTAQLFRDYADFCFRAFGEHVKWWITIDNPFAVARHGYGTGVLAPGIKGDPDLPYRVGRVLLQVRDRGFAGNRSGPVRGQGPVFPPLNGSRGGVAHLRPRLPAAPRRPRVDGAGLALGAPQPHPPGEPARVPVLPGARAGLVRLAALRRRRLPGLHEGPPGRPPAGPRRRRAAAAAGGRRLLRPVSQRRAQLPAGQRQPQVRSAGGPGPAHAALLGQRRVRPARHLRGAERMVRVGQHQDPGPQAHVLLEEVHRRGPEIRGGGRREVAGLHGVVSDGRLRVAPRVRHPAGPLLRGLQHTRHEAGAQDLGRLLQVGAPGGGRRRRARSDNGETCWRLFPGRRNVIRRNGFPELPENRPARGVFPCDFAWGVSANSIQVESSPSQFADRNVYTWNVDNGELTRLEGPPAPPSAREAHCADYVSIGQQVDEIQAAGVNHFHFSLNWSALVPTGEAARPNATLLGYYRCFSRQLLRANVTPVVTLWHHTRHGSSLPAPVDGANRWLGGETPDLFADYARLCFRELGRHVKMWITLNEPNDETVSYQEAHQMLRAHALAWRAYDRDFRAAQGGQVSLALHMDWVEPAYSFSREDVEPAKRVLDFRVGWFAQPVFGDGDYPLGMRSWLRQLNSLELPAFKEEDRSLVRGTYDFFAISHFSTELVTHAKEDPYTYTSSLEVQHMIDTTWILSPRPVVPWGLRKALNWVKERYPHVPIYVMANGVQEDAGRFKDSLRVFYLYNYINEALKAFTLDGVNLKGYFAYALDDQRDPGFGLYGHVHHEAVAKASLANYRNIIRHDGFPAPGAPDRRRRCPAAAGPAAAAAPLCPGCGALAKRPVVGFLTLVCSAALVATGLVVYYASRPRKSAY; encoded by the exons ATGGCGCACCTGGGCTCTGTCCGGGCGGTCCCCGTCCGGCTGTCCCTCTGGCTGGCCGCCACCGCCGGCCTGGCCTTTGCCGGGCCGGGCGGAGGGGGCCTGCGGACGTGGGGCCACTTCGACAAGCTGCCCTACCCGGCCGACAAAGCCTTCCTGAGCGGCACTTTCCCACCGGGCTTCATGTGGGCGGTGGGCACGGCCGCCTACCAGGTGGAGGGCGCGTCCGACAAGGACGGAAAGGGGCCGTCCATCTGGGACACCTTCACGCGCGGCGGCAAGCGCGTGGCCAGGGGCGACGTGGGCAGCGACAGCTACCACAACGCGGCGGCCGACGTGCGCGCCCTGCGCCAGCTGGGCGTGGGCCACTACCGCTTCTCGCTGTCGTGGCCGCGGATCTTCCCCGACGGCACCCGCGCCAGCCTCAACCCGGCGGGCGTGCGCTACTACCACGAGCTGCTGGCGCGGCTGAGGGAGGCCGGCGTGGAGCCGGTGGTCACGCTCTACCACTGGGACCTGCCCGAGGCGCTGCAGCGGCGGCTGGGCGGCTGGAGCCACCCGCGGACGGCCCAGCTCTTCCGCGACTACGCCGACTTCTGCTTCCGGGCCTTCGGCGAGCACGTCAAGTGGTGGATCACCATCGACAACCCCTTCGCCGTGGCCCGCCACGGCTACGGCACCGGGGTGCTGGCGCCGGGCATCAAGGGGGACCCCGACCTGCCCTACCGGGTGGGGCGTGTGCTGCTGCAGGTCAGAGATCGGGGCTTTGCCGGCAACCGGTCTGGTCCGGTCCGTGGGCAAGGGCCGGTTTTTCCGCCTTTAaacg GCTCACGCGGCGGCGTGGCACACCTACGACCGCGTCTACCGGCGGCGCCAAGGCGGCCGCGTGTCGATGGCGCTGGCCTCGCACTGGGTGCGCCCCAGCCGCACCCGCCTGGAGAGCCTGCGCGAGTGCCAGTGCTCCCTGGAGCACGTGCTGGGCTGGTTCGCCTCGCCGCTCTTCGGAGACGGCGACTACCCGGCCTGCATGAAGGCCCGCCTGGGCGCCCGCCTGCCGGCCCTAGGCGCCGGCGAGCGGCGGCGGCTGCGGGGGGCCGCCGACTTCTTCGCCCTGTCTCACAGCGCCGCGCTCAGCTTCCAGCTGGTCAACGACAGCCTCAAGTTCGGTCAGCAGGAGGACCTGGACCTGCGCATGCTGCTCTACTGGGTCAGCGCCGAGTACGACCGGCCCGACATCTTCGTGGTGCAGAGCGGATG GTACGTGTCGGGCAGCACCAAGACCCAGGACCCCAAGCACATGTACTACTTGAAGAGGTTCATCGCCGAGGCCCTGAAAT CCGTGGCGGTGGACGGCGTGAAGTTGCTGGGCTACACGGCGTGGTCTCTGATGGACGGCTTCGAGTGGCACCGCGAGTACGGCATCCGGCGGGGCCTCTACTACGTGGACTTCAACACACCCGACATGAAGCGGGAGCCCAAGACCTCGGCCGTCTTCTACAAGTAGGTGCCCCGGGCGGGGGTCGCCGTCGGCGGGCTCGCTCCGACAACGGAGAGACTTGCTGGCGCTTGTTCCCGGGCCGCAGGAACGTGATCCGGAGGAACGGCTTCCCGGAGCTCCCGGAGAACCGTCCGGCTCGGGGGGTTTTCCCGTGCGACTTTGCTTGGGGGGTCTCGGCCAACTCCATCCAG GTGGAGAGCTCTCCCAGTCAGTTTGCCGACCGCAACGTGTACACGTGGAACGTGGACAACGGGGAGCTGACCCGACTGGAGGGCCCGCCGGCGCCACCCTCGGCGCGGGAAGCTCACTGCGCCGACTACGTCAGCATCGGGCAGCAG GTGGACGAAATCCAGGCGGCGGGCGTGAACCATTTCCACTTCTCCCTCAACTGGTCGGCGCTGGTGCCGACGGGCGAGGCGGCGCGGCCCAACGCCACCCTGCTGGGCTACTACCGCTGCTTCAGCCGCCAGCTGCTGCGCGCCAACGTGACGCCCGTGGTCACCCTGTGGCACCACACGCGGCACGGCAGCAGCCTGCCGGCGCCCGTGGACGGGGCCAACCGATGGCTCGGCGG GGAGACTCCGGACTTGTTCGCCGACTACGCCCGCCTGTGCTTCCGCGAGCTGGGCCGGCACGTCAAGATGTGGATCACCTTGAACGAGCCCAACGACGAGACGGTGAGCTACCAGGAAGCTCACCAGATGCTGCGAGCCCACGCGCTGGCCTGGCGCGCCTACGACCGGGATTTCAGGGCCGCTCAGGGCGGGCAG GTCTCGCTGGCCCTGCACATGGACTGGGTGGAACCGGCCTACTCCTTCAGCCGCGAAGACGTGGAACCGGCCAAGCGGGTCCTGGACTTCCGGGTGGGGTGGTTCGCCCAGCCCGTCTTCGGCGACGGAGATTATCCTCTGGGAATGCGGAGCTGGCTGCGACAGCTCAACTCGCTGGA ACTTCCGGCGTTCAAGGAGGAGGACCGCTCGCTGGTCCGAGGCACCTACGACTTCTTCGCCATCAGCCACTTTAGCACCGAACTGGTGACGCACGCCAAGGAGGACCC GTACACGTACACGTCCTCGCTGGAGGTGCAGCACATGATCGACACCACGTGGATCCTGTCGCCACGGCCCGTGGTTCCGTGGGGCCTGAGGAAGGCGCTCAATTGG GTGAAGGAGCGCTACCCGCACGTGCCCATTTACGTGATGGCCAACGGCGTGCAGGAGGACGCGGGCCGCTTCAAGGACAGCCTGAGGGTCTTCTACCTGTACAACTACATCAACGAGGCGCTCAAAG CGTTCACCCTGGACGGCGTGAACCTGAAGGGCTACTTTGCGTACGCCCTGGACGACCAGCGCGACCCGGGCTTCGGCCTGTACGGCCACGTGCACCACGAGGCGGTGGCCAAGGCCTCGTTGGCCAACTACCGCAATATCATCCGGCACGACGGCTTCCCGGCGCCGGGGGCGCCCGACCGCCGTCGCCGCTGCCCGGCCGCCGCcggccccgccgccgccgccgctccgcTCTGCCCCGGCTGCGGGGCCCTGGCCAAGCGGCCCGTGGTGGGATTCCTGACGTTGGTGTGCTCGGCCGCGCTGGTGGCCACCGGCCTCGTGGTCTACTACGCCAGCAGGCCACGCAAATCCGCTTACTGA